In Pseudomonas saudiphocaensis, one DNA window encodes the following:
- the recO gene encoding DNA repair protein RecO, with amino-acid sequence MDSSPVQSAFVLHSRPYRESSALVDFFTPQGRLRAVLRGARGKAGTLARPFVPLDVEFRGRGELKSVARLEANGPSHWLEGNALFGGMYLNELLIRLLPAEDAQAALFEHYLQTLPALAAKRPLEPLLRSFEWRLLSELGYGFALDRDVSDQPIAPSGLYRLVPDTGLEPVGQFQPGLFNGAELLAMAEADWSIPGALAAAKRLMRQALAPHLGGRPLVSRELFMNMKEPKRD; translated from the coding sequence ATGGATTCCTCCCCAGTCCAATCCGCCTTCGTCCTGCATAGTCGGCCCTATCGCGAGAGCAGTGCGCTGGTGGATTTCTTTACGCCCCAGGGACGGTTGCGCGCCGTGTTGCGGGGCGCGCGAGGCAAGGCCGGTACGCTGGCAAGGCCCTTCGTCCCGCTGGACGTCGAGTTCCGTGGGCGTGGCGAGCTTAAGAGCGTGGCCCGGCTGGAGGCCAACGGCCCGTCCCATTGGTTGGAAGGCAACGCCCTGTTCGGCGGCATGTACCTCAACGAATTGCTGATCCGGCTGCTGCCTGCCGAAGATGCACAGGCCGCGCTGTTCGAGCACTACCTGCAAACCTTGCCGGCGCTGGCGGCGAAACGGCCGCTGGAGCCGCTGCTGCGCTCGTTCGAATGGCGTTTGCTGAGCGAACTGGGCTATGGTTTTGCGCTTGATCGGGACGTTAGTGACCAGCCCATCGCCCCTTCAGGCCTTTATCGGCTCGTCCCCGACACTGGGCTGGAGCCCGTAGGCCAGTTTCAGCCGGGTCTGTTCAACGGCGCTGAACTGCTGGCGATGGCCGAGGCCGATTGGAGCATTCCCGGCGCCCTGGCCGCGGCCAAACGACTTATGCGCCAGGCACTGGCGCCTCATCTGGGCGGTCGACCTCTGGTCAGCCGTGAATTGTTCATGAACATGAAGGAGCCCAAGCGTGACTGA
- the lepB gene encoding signal peptidase I has translation MSINFPLLLVIAVAVCGFLVLLDVVFFAPRRRGAIASYESRAGEPDPSTLEALSREPVLIEYGKSFFPVLAIVLVLRSFLIEPFQIPSGSMIPTLEVGDFILVNKFAYGIRLPVVDTKIIDVSDPKRGDVMVFRYPNDPNINYIKRVIGLPGDVVRYSSDRRLTINGQLVPEMLVGDEPGSLGSAKMYQEKLGETEHMIRKEMRRYQVEPGREWRVPEGHYFMMGDNRDNSNDSRYWQDSVIPAELAGMVPDRNIVGKAFAIWMSWPDPKLSNLPNFSRVGLIH, from the coding sequence ATGTCGATCAATTTCCCGCTGTTGCTGGTGATTGCCGTTGCGGTATGCGGTTTTCTCGTGCTGCTCGACGTGGTGTTTTTCGCGCCGCGTCGACGCGGCGCGATAGCCAGCTACGAGAGCCGCGCTGGCGAGCCCGATCCAAGCACGCTGGAAGCCTTGAGCCGGGAGCCGGTGCTGATCGAGTACGGCAAATCCTTCTTTCCGGTACTGGCCATCGTGCTGGTGCTGCGTTCCTTTCTGATCGAACCATTTCAGATTCCATCCGGCTCGATGATTCCGACGCTGGAAGTGGGCGATTTCATCCTGGTGAACAAGTTCGCCTACGGCATCCGTCTGCCGGTGGTGGACACCAAGATCATCGACGTCAGCGATCCCAAGCGTGGCGACGTCATGGTGTTCCGCTATCCCAACGACCCGAATATCAATTACATCAAGCGTGTCATAGGCCTGCCGGGAGATGTGGTGCGCTATAGCAGCGACCGCCGTCTGACCATCAACGGCCAGCTGGTGCCCGAGATGTTGGTGGGCGATGAGCCTGGCAGCTTGGGCAGCGCCAAGATGTATCAGGAAAAATTGGGCGAAACCGAACACATGATCCGCAAGGAAATGCGCCGTTATCAGGTTGAGCCTGGCCGCGAGTGGCGTGTGCCGGAAGGTCACTATTTCATGATGGGTGACAACCGCGACAACTCCAATGACAGCCGCTACTGGCAGGACTCAGTGATTCCTGCTGAGCTGGCGGGCATGGTTCCCGACCGCAATATCGTCGGCAAGGCATTTGCGATCTGGATGAGCTGGCCTGATCCGAAACTCAGCAATCTGCCAAACTTTTCCCGAGTCGGCCTGATTCACTGA
- the cmoA gene encoding carboxy-S-adenosyl-L-methionine synthase CmoA: protein MPPSFRATPDTTVSHESDRLFAKPLAQPQDFVFNEDVVRVFPDMIKRSVPGYPTIVENIGVLAAQFAQPNTHLYDLGCSLGAVTQALRRHVRADNCQVIAVDNSAAMVERCREYLHGQDSMFQELLPVEVVEADILKLQFQPTSLVALNFTLQFIPREQRPALLANIRQALVPGGALILSEKLRFEDEQEQDLLTDLHIAFKRANGYSELEIAQKRSAIENVMKPDSLETHRQRLLDAGFTKVLPWFQCLNFASLIALP from the coding sequence ATGCCGCCCTCTTTTCGAGCTACCCCAGACACCACCGTGAGCCACGAGTCAGATCGCTTGTTCGCCAAGCCCCTCGCCCAGCCCCAGGACTTCGTTTTCAACGAGGACGTAGTGCGGGTGTTCCCCGACATGATCAAACGCTCGGTGCCGGGCTACCCCACCATCGTCGAGAACATCGGCGTGCTGGCGGCGCAATTCGCCCAGCCCAATACGCATCTGTATGACCTGGGTTGCTCGCTGGGTGCCGTGACGCAGGCGCTGCGCCGGCACGTCAGGGCTGATAATTGCCAGGTGATCGCCGTGGACAACTCCGCGGCCATGGTCGAACGCTGCCGCGAATACCTGCATGGGCAGGATTCGATGTTCCAGGAGCTGTTGCCGGTCGAGGTAGTCGAGGCGGACATTCTCAAGCTGCAGTTTCAGCCCACCTCCCTGGTGGCGCTGAACTTCACGCTGCAGTTCATTCCCCGCGAACAGCGTCCCGCCCTGTTGGCCAATATCCGCCAGGCGCTGGTTCCGGGTGGCGCGCTGATCCTCTCGGAAAAACTGCGTTTCGAGGACGAGCAGGAGCAGGATCTGCTCACCGACCTGCATATCGCCTTCAAGCGTGCCAATGGCTATAGCGAACTGGAGATCGCCCAGAAGCGCAGCGCCATTGAAAATGTGATGAAGCCCGACAGTTTGGAAACCCATCGCCAGCGCCTGCTGGACGCCGGCTTTACCAAAGTGCTGCCCTGGTTCCAGTGCCTGAATTTCGCCTCACTGATCGCCCTGCCATGA
- the nirK gene encoding copper-containing nitrite reductase: protein MNTVKYLALSIALAVSGQALADVTDGLQRVKVGLVPPPHVHAHEQVAPKEPRVVQFRIVIEEKKVVIDDQGTTLQAMTFNGSMPGPTMVVHEGDFVELTLVNPATNTMPHNIDLHAATGALGGAALTLVAPGEEAVLRFKADRAGTFVYHCAPEGMVAWHVLAGMSGTLMVLPREGLKDPAGNSLRYDRAYTIGEFDLYIPKDKNGKFKDYNTLLDSYADSKETMRGLIPSHVVFNGRVGALTGKNALTASVGESVLLIHSQANRDSRPHLIGGHGDWVWETGKFDNPPLKNLETWFVRGGSAGVALYTFRQPGVYAYLNHNLIEAEMGAAGHIVVDGEWDDGLMTQVKAPGPITSQE from the coding sequence ATGAACACAGTCAAATACCTGGCGCTATCCATCGCACTGGCGGTCAGCGGTCAGGCTCTGGCGGACGTGACCGATGGGCTGCAACGCGTCAAGGTTGGCCTGGTGCCTCCGCCACATGTGCATGCACATGAGCAGGTCGCACCCAAGGAGCCGCGCGTAGTCCAGTTCCGTATCGTCATCGAGGAAAAGAAAGTGGTCATTGACGACCAGGGCACCACGCTCCAGGCGATGACTTTCAATGGCTCGATGCCTGGCCCGACCATGGTGGTCCACGAGGGTGACTTCGTGGAGCTGACCCTGGTCAACCCGGCCACCAACACCATGCCGCACAACATCGATCTGCATGCTGCCACCGGCGCGTTGGGCGGGGCGGCGCTGACTCTGGTGGCACCGGGTGAAGAGGCGGTGCTGCGTTTCAAGGCCGATCGCGCCGGTACCTTCGTCTATCACTGTGCACCGGAAGGGATGGTCGCCTGGCATGTGCTGGCCGGCATGAGCGGTACGCTGATGGTGCTGCCGCGCGAAGGCCTGAAGGACCCGGCCGGCAATTCGTTGCGCTATGACCGCGCCTACACCATTGGCGAGTTCGATCTGTACATACCGAAGGACAAGAACGGCAAGTTCAAGGACTACAACACCCTGCTCGACAGCTATGCCGACAGCAAGGAAACCATGCGCGGCCTGATCCCGAGCCACGTGGTCTTCAACGGCCGGGTCGGTGCCCTGACCGGCAAGAACGCCCTGACTGCCAGCGTCGGCGAGTCGGTCCTGTTGATCCATTCGCAAGCCAACCGTGACTCCCGTCCGCACCTGATTGGTGGCCACGGGGACTGGGTATGGGAAACCGGCAAGTTCGACAACCCGCCGCTGAAGAACCTCGAAACCTGGTTCGTGCGGGGTGGCTCGGCCGGGGTGGCGCTCTACACCTTCCGCCAGCCGGGGGTTTATGCCTACCTCAACCACAACCTGATCGAAGCGGAAATGGGTGCCGCCGGCCACATCGTCGTCGATGGCGAGTGGGATGATGGGCTGATGACACAGGTCAAGGCTCCAGGCCCGATTACCTCGCAGGAGTAA
- the era gene encoding GTPase Era, which yields MIEQQTEDAVSRCGYVAIVGRPNVGKSTLLNHVLGQKLAITSRKPQTTRHNMLGIKTEGAVQAVYVDTPGIHTGGETALNRYMNRTAASALKDVDVVVFVVDRTRWTEEDQLVLERVQYVEGPVIVAVNKTDRVEDKSELLPHFEWLSQQLPNAEIVPISAQHGQNLDLFEKLVASHLPESEHFFPEDQITDRSSRFLAAELVREKIMRQLGAEVPYQITVEIEDFKQQGHVLHIHALILVERDGQKKIIIGDKGERIKRIGQEARKDMEVLFDSKVMLNLWVKVKGGWSDDERALHSLGYQ from the coding sequence ATGATTGAGCAACAGACAGAAGATGCAGTCAGCCGCTGTGGCTATGTGGCCATCGTGGGCCGACCCAATGTCGGCAAATCGACGCTGCTCAACCATGTCCTCGGGCAGAAGCTCGCCATTACCTCGCGCAAGCCGCAGACCACTCGCCACAACATGCTCGGGATCAAGACCGAGGGTGCCGTTCAGGCTGTCTATGTCGACACCCCTGGCATACACACGGGCGGCGAGACTGCTCTGAACCGCTATATGAACCGTACGGCGGCGTCGGCACTCAAGGATGTCGACGTGGTGGTATTCGTCGTCGATCGCACGCGCTGGACCGAAGAAGACCAGTTGGTGCTTGAGCGAGTTCAGTATGTAGAAGGTCCGGTGATCGTGGCGGTGAACAAGACCGATCGCGTCGAGGACAAGAGCGAGCTGCTGCCGCACTTCGAGTGGCTGTCGCAGCAGCTGCCCAACGCCGAGATCGTGCCGATTTCCGCGCAGCACGGGCAGAACCTCGATCTGTTCGAGAAGCTGGTGGCGTCTCATCTGCCTGAAAGCGAGCATTTTTTTCCGGAAGACCAGATCACCGATCGCAGCAGCCGTTTTCTGGCCGCCGAACTGGTGCGCGAGAAGATCATGCGCCAGCTGGGCGCGGAAGTGCCGTACCAGATCACGGTCGAGATCGAGGATTTCAAGCAGCAGGGCCATGTGCTGCATATACACGCACTGATTCTGGTAGAGCGTGACGGGCAGAAGAAGATCATCATTGGCGACAAGGGCGAGCGCATCAAACGCATCGGCCAGGAAGCCCGCAAGGACATGGAAGTGCTGTTCGACTCCAAGGTCATGCTCAACCTCTGGGTGAAGGTCAAAGGCGGCTGGTCCGACGATGAGCGCGCGCTGCACTCGCTGGGCTACCAGTAA
- the rnc gene encoding ribonuclease III → MSTSLARLERKLGYQFKDQELMLLALTHRSYAGRNNERLEFLGDAILNFVAGEALFTHFPQAKEGQLSRLRSRLVKGETLAVLARGFELGDYLRLGSGELKSGGFRRESILADTLEALIGAIYLDSGMEAARDRVLAWLANELQGLTLVDTNKDPKTRLQEFLQSRACELPRYEVVAIEGEPHCRTFFVECQVALLNEKTQGQGASRRIAEQVAAASALIALGVENGND, encoded by the coding sequence GTGAGCACTTCGTTAGCCCGTCTCGAGCGCAAGCTCGGTTATCAATTCAAGGATCAGGAGCTGATGCTCCTGGCTCTTACACATCGCAGCTATGCCGGACGCAACAATGAGCGTCTGGAGTTTCTTGGCGATGCCATTCTCAATTTCGTCGCCGGGGAGGCGTTGTTCACGCATTTTCCCCAAGCCAAAGAAGGGCAGCTGTCCCGATTGCGCTCGCGCCTGGTCAAAGGTGAAACGCTGGCGGTGCTGGCCCGCGGCTTTGAGCTGGGCGACTATCTGCGCCTGGGCTCGGGCGAGTTGAAGAGCGGTGGCTTTCGCCGCGAATCGATCCTGGCCGACACGCTGGAAGCGCTGATTGGCGCCATCTATCTTGACTCCGGCATGGAAGCGGCACGTGATCGCGTGCTGGCCTGGCTGGCCAACGAACTGCAAGGGTTGACGCTGGTCGACACCAACAAGGATCCGAAGACCCGTTTGCAGGAGTTTCTGCAATCACGTGCCTGCGAGCTGCCGCGCTATGAAGTGGTGGCTATCGAAGGCGAACCGCATTGCCGCACCTTCTTCGTCGAATGTCAGGTGGCGCTGCTTAACGAGAAGACGCAAGGGCAGGGCGCCAGCCGGCGCATTGCAGAACAGGTTGCGGCCGCATCGGCCCTGATCGCCTTGGGTGTGGAGAATGGTAATGATTGA
- a CDS encoding LysR substrate-binding domain-containing protein, which yields MTAIPQALPTCATPLLEIDVLRTFVCIAESGSFTRAAQQIFRTTSAVSMQIKRLEGLLGCSLFIREARHIALTDDGERLLGYARRLLKLHEEAVGAFIAPRLNGRVRFGTPADIGTHILPGLLSQFARSHPGVEVNVSVGRTIELIQRVDAGELDVALLSVGNAGQDDTRGEVVHSEPLVWAGRAGGVAVERNPLPLALATPDCAWRRLALQALDRAGRPYRIAYSSEQCAGQEAAMIADLAIAPYPLSLVKPPLKRLEEGPDLPALGEYQIKLLRAVERSEPAEELSRQVIAALAAYRK from the coding sequence ATGACCGCGATTCCCCAAGCGCTCCCGACCTGCGCAACACCCCTGCTTGAGATCGATGTATTGCGCACCTTCGTCTGCATCGCCGAAAGCGGCAGTTTCACAAGGGCAGCACAACAGATATTCCGTACCACCTCAGCCGTCAGCATGCAGATCAAACGGCTGGAAGGCCTGCTCGGCTGCAGTCTGTTTATCCGTGAGGCCCGCCACATCGCGCTGACCGATGATGGTGAGCGGTTGCTCGGCTACGCCAGGAGACTGCTCAAGTTGCACGAGGAAGCGGTCGGCGCATTCATAGCACCACGCCTGAACGGGCGGGTTCGCTTCGGCACACCGGCCGATATCGGTACGCATATCCTGCCCGGGCTGCTGTCGCAGTTTGCTCGCAGCCATCCGGGTGTCGAGGTTAACGTGTCGGTGGGTCGCACGATCGAACTGATCCAGCGCGTCGATGCCGGCGAGCTGGACGTTGCACTGTTAAGCGTCGGCAATGCGGGGCAGGACGATACGCGCGGTGAGGTTGTGCACAGCGAGCCGCTGGTATGGGCCGGTCGAGCGGGCGGTGTCGCGGTTGAGCGCAACCCACTGCCGCTGGCCCTGGCTACCCCTGACTGCGCTTGGCGACGCCTGGCACTGCAGGCGCTCGACCGCGCAGGCCGGCCATATCGTATCGCCTACTCCAGCGAGCAGTGCGCCGGGCAGGAAGCTGCGATGATTGCCGACCTGGCAATAGCACCCTACCCCTTGAGCCTGGTCAAACCACCATTGAAGCGGCTGGAGGAAGGTCCCGACCTGCCGGCGCTTGGTGAGTATCAGATCAAGCTGTTGCGCGCCGTCGAGCGCAGCGAGCCTGCGGAGGAGCTATCCCGCCAGGTCATCGCGGCACTGGCCGCCTATCGCAAATAG
- a CDS encoding DUF2905 domain-containing protein, with protein sequence MAKWLMAAGALLLLLGVALHYAPWLLNWFGKLPGDIRIESERSRTFIPITSMIILSLVLTVLVNLFRR encoded by the coding sequence ATGGCGAAATGGCTGATGGCAGCAGGCGCACTGCTGCTCCTGCTGGGTGTGGCGCTGCACTACGCGCCGTGGCTGCTGAATTGGTTTGGCAAACTGCCGGGTGATATCCGCATCGAGTCGGAGCGCAGCCGCACCTTCATCCCGATTACCTCGATGATCATCCTGAGTCTGGTACTCACTGTCCTGGTAAATCTATTTCGGCGCTGA
- the cmoB gene encoding tRNA 5-methoxyuridine(34)/uridine 5-oxyacetic acid(34) synthase CmoB: protein MNLDLTPLAWRLAGTPLAAWANGLQQQLDAKLAIGHGDLPRWRRAVDALPDIQPSAVELRDAFRLQADCDETTRAITHDALFGLSPWRKGPFDVFGVHVDTEWRSDWKWARVAPHLDLAGKRILDVGCGNGYYMWRMLGAGADSVVGIDPNWLFFCQFHALKRYLPDLPAWHLPMALEELPAKLEGFDTVFSMGVLYHRRSPIDHLLELKDCLLKGGELVLETLVVEGNEHTALVPEDRYAQMRNVWFLPSVAALECWLRRAGFVDVRCVDVSITSVEEQRSTDWMRYQSLPEFLDPQDHSKTIEGLPAPMRAVITARKP from the coding sequence ATGAATCTCGACCTCACCCCTCTTGCCTGGCGTTTGGCCGGCACCCCGCTGGCTGCCTGGGCCAACGGCCTGCAACAGCAGCTCGACGCCAAACTTGCCATTGGCCATGGTGACCTGCCGCGCTGGCGGCGCGCGGTCGACGCGCTGCCGGATATCCAGCCGAGCGCCGTGGAGCTGCGCGACGCCTTTCGGCTGCAGGCAGACTGCGACGAGACGACACGCGCCATCACCCATGACGCATTGTTCGGCCTTTCGCCCTGGCGCAAGGGGCCGTTCGATGTGTTCGGCGTGCATGTGGACACCGAGTGGCGTTCGGACTGGAAATGGGCGCGCGTAGCGCCGCACCTGGACCTGGCCGGCAAGCGCATCCTTGATGTCGGTTGCGGCAATGGCTACTACATGTGGCGCATGCTCGGCGCCGGGGCCGACTCGGTGGTGGGCATCGACCCAAACTGGCTGTTCTTCTGCCAGTTCCATGCGCTGAAGCGCTATCTGCCTGACCTGCCCGCCTGGCATCTGCCGATGGCACTGGAGGAACTGCCGGCGAAGCTCGAAGGTTTCGACACGGTGTTTTCCATGGGTGTGCTGTACCACCGCCGCTCGCCAATCGATCACCTGCTGGAATTGAAAGATTGCCTGCTCAAGGGCGGTGAGCTGGTCCTGGAAACCCTGGTGGTCGAGGGCAATGAACACACCGCGCTGGTTCCGGAAGATCGCTACGCGCAGATGCGCAATGTCTGGTTTCTGCCTTCGGTGGCAGCCCTGGAATGCTGGCTGCGCCGAGCCGGTTTCGTCGACGTGCGCTGCGTCGACGTCAGTATTACCAGCGTTGAGGAGCAGCGCAGCACGGACTGGATGCGCTACCAGTCGCTACCCGAATTTCTCGACCCGCAGGACCACAGCAAGACCATCGAAGGGCTGCCGGCGCCCATGCGTGCGGTGATCACCGCACGCAAGCCCTGA
- a CDS encoding DUF4845 domain-containing protein — protein MSFARSQKGLSMLSWIVMLALVAFVASTAFKMLPHYFDYMSMDKIISGVESDKATEVRSVRDFYTHVSRGMDVNGIRGLDLEEALKVEIENNEFRVHLNYEKREPLIRNLDLVANFDKEYRLRMP, from the coding sequence ATGAGTTTCGCTCGTTCGCAAAAAGGCTTGTCCATGCTGAGCTGGATCGTGATGCTTGCATTGGTGGCGTTTGTCGCCAGCACGGCATTCAAGATGCTGCCGCATTATTTTGACTATATGTCCATGGACAAGATCATTTCCGGGGTGGAAAGTGACAAGGCTACTGAAGTGCGTAGCGTGCGCGACTTCTATACTCATGTCAGTCGAGGCATGGACGTCAACGGCATTCGCGGCCTGGACCTGGAAGAGGCGCTGAAGGTCGAGATTGAAAACAACGAATTCAGGGTTCATCTGAATTACGAAAAGCGCGAGCCGCTGATCCGCAACCTGGATCTGGTGGCTAACTTCGACAAAGAATATCGTCTAAGGATGCCGTGA
- the pdxJ gene encoding pyridoxine 5'-phosphate synthase gives MTEANRILLGVNVDHVATLRQARGTRYPDPVKAALDAEEAGADGITVHLREDRRHIQERDVLLMKDTLQTRMNFEMGVTEAMLSFAERLRPEHVCLVPETREELTTEGGLDVAGQESRIRDALERMAACGAQVSLFIDAEPRQIEAAARLGAPAIELHTGRYADAQSTAERVVELARIRQGVEAGLAHGLIVNAGHGLHYHNADAIAAIPGINELNIGHAIVAHALFVGFKQAVKEMKHLILSAAARG, from the coding sequence GTGACTGAAGCCAATCGAATTCTGCTCGGCGTCAATGTTGATCACGTTGCGACTCTGCGCCAGGCGCGTGGTACCCGTTATCCCGACCCGGTCAAAGCTGCCCTGGATGCTGAAGAAGCCGGCGCCGACGGCATTACCGTGCACCTGCGCGAGGATCGCCGGCATATCCAGGAGCGCGATGTCCTGTTGATGAAGGACACGCTGCAAACGCGCATGAACTTCGAGATGGGCGTTACCGAGGCCATGCTGTCCTTCGCTGAGCGGTTGCGGCCGGAGCATGTCTGTCTGGTTCCCGAGACCCGCGAGGAGCTGACCACCGAGGGCGGATTGGATGTGGCGGGGCAGGAATCGCGTATTCGCGATGCCCTTGAGCGGATGGCCGCTTGCGGCGCGCAGGTCTCGCTGTTTATCGATGCCGAACCGCGCCAGATCGAAGCGGCCGCGCGCCTTGGCGCGCCCGCCATCGAGCTGCATACCGGGCGTTACGCCGATGCCCAGAGCACTGCCGAGCGCGTAGTCGAGCTGGCGCGCATTCGCCAGGGTGTGGAGGCGGGGTTGGCCCATGGCCTGATCGTCAATGCTGGCCACGGCTTGCACTACCACAATGCCGACGCGATTGCGGCGATCCCCGGTATCAACGAGCTAAACATCGGACATGCAATCGTCGCCCATGCGCTGTTTGTCGGCTTCAAGCAGGCCGTCAAGGAAATGAAGCACCTTATCCTCAGCGCCGCGGCACGGGGCTAA
- a CDS encoding formylglycine-generating enzyme family protein translates to MQGFVYRAAPLLLAALLAACGESTKGLIEPELVEVPAGLARYYLPGSSEVHEERLTGFAIMSRQVSQAEYAACIDDGGCPALDMALDEAAAQLPVVGLSWQDAQAYAAWLSHRSGRRYRLPQHGEWILAAASAYVEEEPMVDDPRNPARRWLAEYAQNANRERLSEVLKPFGGHGRNEHGLLDAAGNVWEWTDTCFSRTDSEFCGIRVAAGRHPSALSDFERNPSSGACSVGQPPTHLGLRLVREG, encoded by the coding sequence ATGCAAGGCTTCGTGTACCGAGCGGCACCTCTGCTATTGGCTGCTTTGCTGGCTGCCTGTGGCGAGTCGACGAAAGGGCTGATTGAGCCGGAGTTGGTGGAGGTTCCAGCGGGCCTGGCGCGCTACTACTTGCCGGGCAGCAGCGAGGTACACGAAGAGCGCCTGACTGGCTTTGCCATCATGAGCCGGCAGGTCAGCCAGGCCGAATACGCGGCCTGCATCGATGACGGAGGCTGTCCTGCTCTGGATATGGCGCTGGACGAGGCTGCGGCGCAACTGCCGGTAGTAGGGCTGAGTTGGCAGGACGCCCAGGCTTATGCTGCCTGGTTGTCGCATCGCAGCGGGCGTCGCTATCGGTTGCCGCAGCACGGCGAGTGGATACTGGCCGCAGCCTCGGCCTATGTCGAAGAGGAGCCCATGGTGGATGATCCACGCAACCCGGCGCGCCGCTGGCTCGCCGAGTATGCGCAGAATGCCAACCGCGAGCGCCTGTCGGAAGTGCTCAAACCCTTCGGCGGCCATGGCCGCAACGAGCACGGCCTGTTGGATGCGGCTGGAAATGTCTGGGAATGGACTGACACCTGCTTTTCACGCACCGACAGCGAGTTCTGCGGCATACGCGTGGCTGCCGGACGCCACCCTTCGGCTTTGTCCGACTTCGAGCGCAACCCTTCCAGCGGCGCCTGCTCGGTGGGGCAGCCGCCGACCCATCTGGGCCTGCGGCTGGTGCGTGAAGGCTGA